The following are from one region of the Amedibacterium intestinale genome:
- a CDS encoding ABC transporter ATP-binding protein, producing the protein MEKKKILEVRDLKKHFPLGKGKLTEGKPCVKAVDGVSFDLYEGETLGLVGESGCGKSTLGRTILRLHEPTSGEVIFEGENILQKNRKEMRKLREKMQFIFQDPYSSLNPRMNVFNILSEPLIAHGIYKRGPELEEYIKNLMEKCGLPSYYCYRYPHQFSGGQRQRIGIARSLALSPKFIICDEPVSALDVSIQSQIINLMKDLQEENNISYIFISHDLSVVKHISDRVGVMYLGSMVELADKDEIYANPQHPYTKALMSAIPIPDPKKKTQMHAIEGEIPSNVNTPSGCKFHPRCPFAKDICKTKEPEAREIKPGHMVKCHFGGEF; encoded by the coding sequence ATGGAAAAAAAGAAAATTCTTGAAGTCCGTGACTTGAAAAAACACTTTCCTCTTGGGAAAGGAAAATTAACAGAAGGAAAACCTTGTGTAAAAGCAGTTGATGGTGTTAGCTTTGATTTGTATGAAGGAGAAACTTTGGGACTTGTTGGAGAATCTGGTTGTGGAAAATCTACATTAGGTAGAACAATTCTTCGTTTGCATGAACCAACAAGTGGAGAAGTTATCTTTGAAGGAGAAAATATTCTTCAGAAAAATCGTAAAGAGATGCGTAAATTGCGTGAAAAAATGCAGTTTATCTTTCAGGATCCTTATAGTTCATTAAATCCTCGTATGAATGTATTCAATATACTAAGTGAACCATTAATTGCACACGGGATTTATAAAAGAGGACCAGAGTTAGAAGAATACATCAAAAACTTAATGGAAAAATGTGGTCTTCCTAGCTATTATTGTTATCGTTATCCTCATCAGTTTTCAGGTGGACAAAGACAGCGTATTGGGATTGCCAGATCTTTGGCATTAAGTCCAAAATTTATCATCTGTGATGAACCGGTAAGTGCACTTGATGTTTCTATCCAGTCACAGATCATCAACTTGATGAAAGATTTGCAGGAAGAAAATAATATTTCCTATATCTTTATTTCTCACGATTTAAGTGTTGTAAAACACATTTCTGATCGTGTAGGTGTTATGTATCTTGGAAGCATGGTGGAATTAGCTGATAAAGATGAAATTTATGCAAATCCACAGCATCCTTATACAAAAGCATTGATGTCTGCAATTCCTATTCCAGATCCTAAAAAGAAAACGCAGATGCATGCAATTGAAGGAGAAATTCCAAGTAACGTAAATACACCAAGTGGATGTAAATTCCATCCTCGTTGCCCATTTGCGAAAGATATTTGTAAAACAAAAGAACCGGAAGCAAGAGAAATCAAACCTGGACATATGGTAAAATGTCACTTTGGAGGAGAATTTTAA
- a CDS encoding ABC transporter ATP-binding protein: protein MSVNKKILEVKDLRVYFNTKKGVSKAVDGNNFTMYENETLAIVGESGCGKSVTAMSILGLVSKPGEIMEGSKIVYMGDVERGEEGVNLATASDAQIRDVRGNGISMIFQEPMTSLNPVFTVGKQITENILLHEDVSKEEADKRAIELLKMVGISRPDKVFGNYPHQLSGGMCQRVMIAMALSCNPKLLIADEPTTALDVTIQAQILSLMNELKEKTGTSIMLITHDLGVVAQVADYVNVMYAGKVVERAAVDELFENPKHPYTIGLMKSMPSLASDGERLNVIEGSVPNPLYLPKGCYFADRCPNAMDKCREAQPGSVKIKSRHHVSCFLYEDYNAESTAAQED, encoded by the coding sequence ATGTCAGTAAATAAGAAAATATTAGAAGTTAAAGACCTTCGGGTATATTTCAATACAAAAAAAGGTGTTTCCAAAGCTGTTGATGGAAATAACTTTACAATGTATGAAAATGAAACACTTGCAATTGTAGGTGAATCAGGTTGTGGTAAAAGTGTAACTGCAATGTCAATTCTAGGTCTAGTTTCTAAACCTGGAGAAATTATGGAAGGTTCAAAAATTGTTTATATGGGTGATGTTGAACGTGGTGAAGAAGGTGTTAATCTTGCTACTGCAAGTGATGCACAGATCCGTGATGTTCGTGGAAATGGTATCTCTATGATTTTCCAGGAACCAATGACATCTTTAAATCCTGTATTTACAGTAGGAAAACAGATTACAGAAAATATTCTATTACATGAAGATGTATCAAAAGAAGAAGCTGATAAGCGTGCAATTGAGTTATTAAAAATGGTTGGTATTTCTCGCCCAGATAAAGTATTTGGTAATTATCCTCATCAGCTATCAGGGGGAATGTGTCAGCGTGTTATGATTGCTATGGCATTATCATGTAATCCTAAATTGTTGATTGCAGATGAACCAACAACTGCTCTTGATGTTACGATTCAGGCACAGATTCTTTCTTTAATGAATGAATTGAAAGAAAAAACAGGTACATCCATTATGTTAATTACACATGATTTGGGTGTTGTTGCTCAGGTTGCTGATTATGTAAATGTTATGTATGCAGGTAAAGTGGTAGAGCGTGCAGCTGTTGATGAATTGTTTGAAAATCCAAAACATCCTTATACAATTGGATTGATGAAAAGTATGCCATCACTTGCAAGTGATGGAGAACGCCTAAATGTTATTGAAGGTAGCGTACCAAATCCTTTGTATTTGCCAAAAGGATGTTATTTTGCAGATCGTTGTCCAAATGCCATGGATAAATGTAGAGAAGCTCAGCCAGGTAGTGTAAAAATTAAATCAAGACATCATGTTTCATGTTTCTTATATGAAGATTATAATGCAGAAAGCACAGCTGCACAGGAGGATTAA
- the opp4C gene encoding oligopeptide ABC transporter permease translates to MVKEKEVVLQNGEKIESIGPWRIAWRKFYANKVAMAGLIIFVLIVLSVIFVPMIMGIDVNEYNFDMKNIAPNSQHLLGTDEQGRDVLFRLFLGGRISIMVGVIAAALTVILGCIVGGVAGYYGGVVDNLLMRFSEIVYSLPFTPMIIALSAVMLWIPQTQKMYMVSTLIGALSWPGLARLIRGQILTLREQEFMQACEALGISDFSKIFKHLMPNVFNLVIVNATLTMASAILTEAGLSFLGMGVVAPTPSWGNMMEAARQAAVFKNFPWQWIPAGIMCLLTVVSINLIGEGLRDAFDPKELN, encoded by the coding sequence ATGGTTAAAGAAAAAGAAGTTGTTTTACAAAATGGTGAAAAAATAGAATCTATTGGGCCATGGCGAATTGCCTGGAGAAAATTTTATGCCAATAAAGTAGCGATGGCTGGACTTATTATTTTCGTGTTAATTGTTTTATCTGTAATTTTTGTTCCAATGATTATGGGTATTGATGTTAATGAATACAATTTTGATATGAAAAATATTGCTCCAAATTCACAACATTTACTTGGAACGGATGAACAAGGACGTGATGTTTTATTTCGTTTGTTCCTAGGTGGTAGAATTTCTATTATGGTTGGAGTAATTGCTGCAGCCTTAACAGTTATTCTAGGTTGTATTGTTGGTGGTGTAGCTGGTTATTATGGTGGAGTAGTTGATAATTTGTTGATGCGTTTTTCAGAAATTGTTTACTCTCTTCCTTTTACACCAATGATCATTGCTTTATCAGCTGTTATGCTTTGGATACCACAAACACAGAAAATGTATATGGTATCAACTTTAATTGGTGCATTATCATGGCCTGGTTTAGCTCGTTTGATTCGTGGACAAATTTTGACATTAAGAGAACAGGAATTTATGCAGGCTTGTGAAGCATTGGGTATTAGTGATTTTTCAAAGATTTTTAAACATTTAATGCCAAATGTTTTTAATCTTGTTATTGTAAATGCTACACTTACAATGGCAAGTGCAATTTTAACAGAAGCTGGTTTGTCTTTCCTTGGTATGGGGGTAGTAGCACCTACTCCATCATGGGGAAATATGATGGAAGCAGCAAGACAGGCGGCTGTATTTAAAAATTTCCCTTGGCAATGGATTCCAGCTGGTATTATGTGTTTGCTAACAGTTGTTTCTATTAATCTTATTGGTGAAGGCTTACGTGATGCGTTTGATCCGAAGGAATTGAACTAG
- a CDS encoding ABC transporter permease translates to MLKYILKRLVNLIPVVFIISILVFATVQAMPGDPVDAYLGMNFKVTEQQREQLREELGLNKSQPEQYVRWVGRMVTGDLGDSIKLKKPVAEVIGSYVWNTFYLNALSLIVALLFAIPIGIKQAVKKGSKYDNFWTVFSLIGVSVPTFFFALLLLFFVALNIPNFPLNGMKDATMDAFGYPNKFVEILDILKHSILPVIVLAFSTFATFSRYVRNSMIEVINMDYIRTARSKGLKEKVVIYKHAFRNAMIPLVTLLGMYIPTLFSGAVILETVFIWPGIGKVLIDAINARDNSLVTACLMFSALLMVLGNLLADIFYSMVDPRIKVDN, encoded by the coding sequence ATGTTAAAATATATCTTAAAAAGATTGGTTAATTTAATTCCAGTTGTCTTTATTATCTCTATATTAGTATTTGCTACTGTTCAGGCAATGCCTGGGGATCCTGTAGATGCTTACCTTGGTATGAATTTTAAAGTAACTGAACAGCAAAGAGAACAATTAAGAGAAGAACTAGGATTAAACAAATCCCAGCCAGAACAATATGTTCGTTGGGTAGGACGTATGGTTACAGGTGATTTAGGAGATAGTATCAAACTAAAAAAACCAGTAGCTGAAGTAATTGGTAGCTATGTATGGAATACATTTTATTTAAATGCACTTTCTTTAATTGTTGCATTATTATTTGCTATTCCTATTGGAATCAAACAAGCAGTGAAAAAAGGAAGCAAGTATGATAACTTCTGGACAGTATTTTCTCTTATAGGGGTTAGTGTTCCAACATTCTTTTTTGCGTTGTTATTACTATTCTTTGTAGCATTAAATATTCCAAATTTCCCATTAAATGGTATGAAAGATGCAACTATGGATGCATTTGGTTATCCAAATAAATTTGTTGAAATTCTGGATATTTTAAAACATTCTATTTTACCAGTAATTGTATTAGCGTTTAGTACTTTTGCTACATTCTCACGATATGTACGTAACTCTATGATTGAAGTTATTAATATGGATTATATTCGTACAGCACGTTCAAAAGGGTTAAAAGAAAAAGTTGTAATTTATAAACATGCGTTCCGTAATGCAATGATTCCGCTTGTAACTTTGCTTGGAATGTATATTCCTACATTATTTAGTGGTGCGGTAATACTGGAAACAGTATTTATCTGGCCTGGTATTGGAAAAGTTTTAATTGATGCAATTAATGCTAGAGATAATAGTTTAGTAACAGCTTGTTTGATGTTTAGTGCTTTATTAATGGTTCTTGGAAATCTTTTAGCTGATATATTCTATTCAATGGTAGATCCACGTATTAAAGTGGATAATTAG
- a CDS encoding ABC transporter substrate-binding protein, which yields MKKLFAMLMVGAMALTATGCGSNSGSKGGASGQTLTVGAEELAGLFSPIYYETAYDGYAVDLVYQSLLDYDVDSNLVPELAAEMPTVSKDGKTVTFKLKKGIKFSDGSELNANDVKFTFTVTADYSYTGRFGSTVANVVGFDDYNNKKKNVDEVSGIKVIDDYTVEFNLKEARIDSVADLGTSFGIISDEQFKDYKRGDTKAIENAVSDPIGSGPYKLNKWDKASGASFVKNDQFQAEEGKYQVANIIIKPVEMSTEIDELTSGNVDLLAGMIEPKKIGPASTNENLTFNTYPRAGEGYIAYNCATGATADQAVRQALTYAFDRQAFVDSYYKFEEGSDEVKKYNVGYVPTAFLNPASELGNVIRGEEELEGLETYEYNIEKAKQILDEAGWTVGADGIREKDGQKLTIKLMAIKDHDILNNLIPMWNKSWKKDLGVDFQQTTVDFNTLASKVTKEDALGEWNVFFMAAGFTGTNLTEINAQFMPENKGAQGNYARIADEELGNLLKKGMASVNNDKQAVEYYKKAIITANELCAYVPVYGNQYFDIYNKKIKGLKTGPVYTWADAMADVTIE from the coding sequence ATGAAAAAGCTATTTGCAATGCTTATGGTTGGAGCAATGGCACTAACAGCAACTGGCTGTGGTAGCAATAGTGGTTCAAAAGGAGGAGCTTCTGGTCAGACTTTGACAGTAGGTGCAGAAGAATTGGCAGGGTTATTCTCCCCAATTTATTATGAAACTGCATATGATGGTTACGCAGTTGACTTGGTTTATCAGTCATTGCTAGACTATGATGTTGATTCAAACTTAGTTCCAGAATTAGCTGCAGAAATGCCAACTGTAAGTAAAGATGGAAAAACTGTTACATTTAAATTGAAAAAAGGTATTAAATTCTCTGATGGTTCAGAATTAAATGCCAATGACGTAAAATTTACTTTTACAGTAACAGCGGATTATAGCTATACAGGTAGATTTGGTTCTACAGTAGCTAATGTTGTTGGATTCGATGATTACAATAACAAAAAGAAAAATGTAGATGAAGTATCAGGTATCAAAGTTATCGATGATTACACAGTTGAATTTAATTTAAAAGAAGCAAGAATTGATTCAGTTGCTGATTTAGGTACTTCATTTGGTATCATTTCAGATGAACAGTTCAAAGATTACAAACGTGGAGATACTAAAGCAATTGAAAATGCTGTATCTGATCCAATTGGATCTGGACCATATAAATTAAACAAATGGGATAAAGCTTCTGGAGCAAGCTTTGTAAAAAATGATCAGTTCCAGGCTGAAGAAGGAAAATATCAGGTAGCAAATATCATTATCAAACCAGTAGAAATGTCTACAGAAATTGATGAACTTACAAGTGGTAACGTTGATTTACTTGCTGGTATGATTGAACCTAAGAAAATTGGTCCAGCTAGTACAAATGAAAACTTGACATTCAACACTTATCCTCGTGCAGGTGAAGGATATATTGCTTATAACTGTGCTACAGGTGCTACAGCAGATCAAGCTGTACGTCAGGCATTAACTTATGCATTTGATCGTCAGGCATTTGTTGACAGCTATTATAAATTTGAAGAAGGTTCTGATGAAGTTAAAAAATATAATGTAGGTTATGTTCCTACTGCATTCTTGAATCCAGCAAGTGAATTAGGTAATGTAATTCGTGGTGAAGAAGAATTAGAAGGATTAGAAACTTATGAATACAACATTGAAAAAGCAAAACAGATTTTAGATGAAGCTGGATGGACAGTTGGTGCAGATGGTATTCGTGAAAAAGATGGTCAGAAATTAACAATCAAATTAATGGCTATCAAAGATCATGACATCTTAAACAACTTGATTCCAATGTGGAATAAATCTTGGAAAAAAGATTTAGGTGTAGATTTCCAACAGACAACTGTTGACTTCAATACATTAGCTTCTAAAGTTACTAAAGAAGACGCATTAGGAGAATGGAACGTATTCTTCATGGCTGCAGGATTTACAGGAACTAACTTGACAGAAATCAATGCACAGTTCATGCCAGAAAACAAAGGAGCACAAGGAAACTATGCTCGTATCGCTGATGAAGAATTAGGTAACTTATTGAAAAAAGGTATGGCTTCTGTTAATAATGACAAACAGGCAGTAGAGTACTATAAGAAAGCAATCATTACAGCTAACGAATTGTGTGCTTATGTTCCAGTATATGGAAATCAGTACTTTGATATCTACAACAAGAAAATTAAAGGTTTGAAAACTGGTCCTGTTTATACATGGGCTGATGCAATGGCAGACGTTACAATTGAGTAA
- a CDS encoding diphosphate--fructose-6-phosphate 1-phosphotransferase, with the protein MKISSLQKARYEYSPKLPGMLRNGISNICVKEGEETQSVADQEKIKALFPNTYGKKEITFQQGENTSETKKQVVGVILSGGQAPGGHNVICGLYDALKATNKENVLYGFKNGPIGLIEDDYLIFDDAYINEYRNTGGFDIIGSGRTKLETEEQFAIVAEVCKKHGITAIVIIGGDDSNTNAAVLAEYFAAHNTGVQVIGCPKTIDGDLKNEDIECSFGFDTATKTYSEIIGNIERDANSAKKYWHFIKVMGRSASHVALECALETQPNICLISEEVSAKKMSLSSIADYIADSVEKRAAKGMNFGVAIIPEGVVEFVPEFSVLISEINELLAGSKADAFNALGTWKEKYEFIENGLTKESMDVFAILPEAIQQQLFLERDPHGNVQVSLIESEKLFSALVKDKLEERKKAGTYTGKFNPLHHFLGYEGRCAFPSNFDSDYCYSLGYNAFMLIQYGYNGYLSKISNLSNPASEWVAGGMPITKMMNIERRHGEDKPVIKKALVELEGKPFKFFEAHREEWAVETCYVYPGAIQYYGPAEVCDITTKTLALEQE; encoded by the coding sequence ATGAAAATTTCATCACTACAAAAAGCTAGATATGAGTATTCTCCAAAACTTCCAGGAATGCTTAGAAATGGAATTTCTAACATTTGTGTTAAGGAAGGCGAAGAAACTCAGAGTGTAGCAGATCAGGAAAAAATCAAAGCGCTATTCCCAAATACTTATGGGAAAAAAGAAATCACTTTCCAGCAGGGAGAAAACACTTCTGAAACTAAAAAACAGGTTGTTGGTGTTATTCTTTCCGGTGGACAGGCTCCAGGGGGACACAATGTTATTTGCGGGCTTTATGATGCATTAAAGGCAACAAATAAAGAAAATGTTCTTTATGGATTTAAAAATGGTCCAATCGGACTTATCGAAGATGATTATTTGATTTTTGATGATGCTTATATCAACGAATACAGAAATACTGGTGGATTTGATATCATTGGTTCTGGTAGAACAAAACTGGAAACAGAAGAACAGTTTGCTATCGTTGCGGAAGTATGTAAAAAACATGGTATTACTGCTATCGTTATCATCGGTGGAGATGATTCAAATACAAATGCAGCAGTTCTTGCAGAATACTTTGCTGCTCACAACACTGGTGTTCAGGTAATCGGATGCCCTAAAACAATCGATGGGGACTTGAAAAACGAAGACATCGAATGTTCATTTGGATTTGATACAGCTACAAAAACATATAGCGAAATTATCGGAAACATCGAACGTGATGCAAATTCTGCGAAAAAATACTGGCACTTCATCAAAGTTATGGGACGTTCAGCATCTCATGTTGCTTTGGAATGTGCTCTTGAAACACAGCCAAACATCTGCTTGATTTCTGAAGAAGTTTCAGCTAAGAAAATGTCACTTTCTTCTATTGCAGATTATATCGCTGATTCTGTAGAAAAACGTGCAGCTAAAGGTATGAACTTTGGGGTTGCAATTATTCCAGAAGGTGTTGTAGAATTCGTTCCTGAATTCTCTGTATTGATTTCTGAAATTAACGAACTTCTTGCTGGAAGCAAAGCAGATGCTTTCAATGCATTGGGAACATGGAAAGAAAAATATGAATTCATCGAAAATGGATTAACAAAAGAATCTATGGATGTATTCGCTATTCTTCCAGAAGCAATTCAGCAGCAGTTATTCCTGGAAAGAGATCCTCATGGAAACGTGCAGGTATCTTTGATTGAATCAGAAAAACTATTCTCTGCTCTTGTTAAAGACAAATTGGAAGAGAGAAAGAAAGCTGGTACATATACTGGTAAATTTAATCCTCTTCACCACTTCTTAGGATATGAAGGAAGATGTGCATTCCCATCTAACTTTGATTCTGACTACTGTTATTCATTAGGATACAATGCATTCATGTTGATTCAGTATGGATATAATGGTTACTTGTCAAAAATCTCTAACCTTTCAAATCCAGCTAGCGAATGGGTTGCTGGTGGTATGCCAATCACAAAAATGATGAACATTGAAAGAAGACATGGAGAAGACAAACCAGTTATCAAAAAAGCACTTGTTGAACTAGAAGGAAAACCATTCAAGTTCTTTGAAGCTCACAGAGAAGAATGGGCAGTAGAAACTTGCTATGTATATCCAGGTGCTATTCAGTACTATGGTCCAGCAGAAGTGTGTGATATCACAACAAAAACACTTGCTTTGGAACAGGAATAA